GAAAGCCTTGACCATGTGCACGTTGTGCATGACGCAGGAGCGGAACTGACTCTCGAAGTCCTCCAGCGGTTGTTCGAGGACCGATACCCAGTCGTACTGTATGACCGCGTTGTCGACGATGATATCGGCCGGACCGAGCTCCCTCTCCACCGCCGATTTCATCGAATCGACTGACGCCATTTCGGTGACGTCGCCCTGCACCGTCATTGCCTGCACACCCACCGACCGCAGCTCATCGAGGAGGGCCTGTGCCCTCTCCTTTTGCCGGAAGTAGTGGAGTGCGACCGCCGCCCCGGCCGCGCCGAGAGTGCGGGACATCACCCTTCCGAGCTCTCCACTCGCTCCGGTCACGATGCAGACATGGCCATGCAGGTTGATGTCGACAGTCATTTCGATCTCCCGAACCCCGGCTCAGACCTGAGGGCTCTCGTTTTTCCGGTGAATTTCTCGATGACCGCTAAGGTCGATACATCGCTCGCAAAGACCGAGTTGCGGCCCTGGGGCTCCTGCGGCGGATCGCCGGTGAACTGATCGCCGCGCCGCCACACGGCTTCTTCCGGGTCCGACGCCTGGCCAAGGCCACCCCAGGACCAGAAATTGCTGCCGGCAAAGGGCCCCCCTGCGGCGGCATTGGCGTGTATGTGCTCGAAGACCCGGGCATAGAAAAGGTCTCGATAGGTCGTACCTACGGCCGGCGAGAACGAGTGATCGTCACGTGGTATGCCGAACTCGTCGAGCACCAGCGGCTTGCCGATCTCCTCGGCAAACGCAATGTGCCGGTCGAGATACTCGATCGCCTGACGCTCAGCCTCGGCATAGGTCTCCTCGGGCCTGGTCGGGTCGTACCAGCTCCAGTTGAGAATCCACAGGTGGGCAGTCAGATAATCGATGTTCGCGAACCGGTGGATGTCCAGGTAGGTCTCGGCGGATTCTATGCTCCCCTTGAGCCCCTCGTTGCCGGTGGAGATCAGGTGGTTGGGATCGAGCGAGCGAATGAAATCTGCGGTCTCACCCACCCACCGCGTGAAAACCTCGAATTTCTGCTTGCCGGACTCGCCCTCTCCTGGCCGCGGCTCGTTACCGAGCTGCCATGCCATGATGGTCGGGTCATCGCGGTAACGGATGCCGGTGAATGCGTTTTCGCGGTTGACGAGCATCTCGATGTAGCGACGATACGCTCCGTTGGCCTCCGTGTGGGTGTAGAAACGTGCCGAGAACTCCATGAACTCGAGCCACGAGTAGCCTTCCAGGAACGGGTTTGGCAGCGGTTCGTCGTCGAACCATGAAACGTACTGCGACATGCCTCCAGACCACACCCAGTAATTATTGAGATAGACGACGGCCACCATGTCGCGCTTCCCCATTTCGGCGAGGAGGAAGTCGAGGCCTTCCAGGAGTCGTTGATCGTAGACGCCCGGCTCCGGCTGCAGCGGCGGCCACACGGTGTTGTGTTGGCCGAGGCCCTCCGACGCGCCGAGCACCCGCAAGTTGTCAACTCCAAGAGACTGCAGGAGGTCGAGCTCGCGGATCAAACGATCCCGGTCCCCGCCCTCGGCGAGGGCGCCGAGATTGCAGCCGTACCAGACGTTGGTGCCGAGGAAGTGGTAGGGCTGTCCGTTTCTGATGAGGCGGCTCCCCTCGACCCGGATGAAATCCGGCGCATCCGGCGTCGGTGGTCCGGTGCAGGCGGTGCCAAGGATCAACACGATCACGCAGACCCACGATGTCTTCATGTCCGCATTCTCTCCAACCGGGCCCTTGATGTCGACCGTAGTAGACTCCGCGTTGGAGGCAACCTATGCGGTTCGGACACTTCGACGACGAGGCGCGTGAGTACGTCATCACGACGCCGCGAACGCCGTACCCGTGGATCAACTACCTGGGCACCGACGACTTTTTCTCACTGATCTCGCACACCGGCGGAGGCTACTGCTTCTATCGCGATGCTCGCTTCCGACGCCTCTTGCGCTACCGCTACAACAACGTACCAACCGACGTCGGCGGCCGCGCCCTTTTCATTCGCGACGGCGACGATGTGTGGACGCCGGCCTGGATGCCGATGAAGTCTCAGCTCGACCGGTTCGAATGCCGTCATGGCCTGGGGACGACAAAAATCTTCGGCTCGCGGAATGGTGTTTCCGCCGAAATGCTCTTTCTGGTTCCGCTCGGAGAGACCGCCGAGGTGTGTCGACTCACGCTCACGAATGAGTCGAAGAATGAAAAGGCCCTGCGAATTTTCAGCTTTGTCGAGTTCTGCCTGTGGAACGCGTGGGACGACCAGACCAACTTCCAGCGCAACTTCTCGACCGGCGAGGTCGAGGTCGAGGGAAGCGCCATCTACCACGTGACCGAGTACCGTGAGCGACGCAACCACTACGCGGTGTACGGGGTCAACGCGCCCCACGCCGGTTTCGACACCGACCGGGAGACCTTTTTCGGCCTCTACAACGGTCTCCACGAGCCCGAGGCCGTTCTCGCGGGTACACCTCGCAACTCGATGGCCTCGGGCTGGGCGCCTATTGGCTCCCACTGTCTCGATCTCGAGCTCACACCGGGCGAGGCCCACGAATTTGTCTTCACCCTCGGATACGTGGAGAACCCTGCGGACGACAAGTGGGAGAGGCCGGGAGTCGTCAACAAAGAGCCGGCCCATGCCCTGCTGTCGCGGTTCTCCACATCCGCACAGGTCGAGGATGCAGTTGCCAAGCTCAGCGACTACTGGTCCTCCCTGCTCGAGATCTACACACTGGAATCGCCGGATGAGCGCCTCGACCGCATGGTCAACACCTGGAATCCGTACCAGTGCATGGTGACCTTCAACATGTCACGCAGCGCCTCGTACTTCGAAAGTGGTATCGGCCGCGGCATGGGGTTCCGTGACTCCAACCAGGACCTGCTCGGATTTGTTCACCTGGTGCCCGACCGTGCGCGGCAGCGGATACTTGACATCGCCTCCACCCAGTTCCCCGACGGCAGCGCGTATCACCAGTACCAGCCGCTGACCAAGCGCGGTAACCACGACGTCGGCTCGGGCTTCAATGACGACCCCCTGTGGCTGATCATTGGCACCGCCGCCTACATTAAGGAAACAGGGGACTTCGGCATCCTCCGAGAGGAGGTGCCATTCGACAACGATGAGACGAACACCGCGTCCCTCTTCGAGCACCTGCGCCGGTCCTTTCACTTCACGATCGAAAACCTCGGACCACACGGCCTGCCGCTGATCGGTCGTGCCGACTGGAACGACTGCCTCAACCTCAACTGCTTCTCGGAGACCCCGGACGAGCCTTATCAGACTACGGCTAACCGCCAGGGCCGCACCGCCGAGTCGGTCTTCATCGCCGGCCAGTTCGTCTACGCCGCACCTGATTACGCGGACCTCGCGGTGCACGTGGGCTTGAACCAGGAGGCCGAGGCGGCCCGGGAACACGCCGCCCACATGGAAGAGGCGATCCTTGAACACGCCTGGGACGGGGCATGGTTCCTCCGCGCCTACGACTTCTTTGGCAACAAGGTCGGCAGCCACGAGTGCGAGGAGGGTCAGATCTTCATCGAACCACAGGGTTTCTGCGTCATGGCCGGAGTCGGGGCAGAAGACAGCAAGGCGCTTCGCGCGCTTGATTCGGTGGGCGAGCGGCTCGGTACGCCGTACGGCATCGTCCTCAACCAGCCCCCCTATTCGACCTACCGCATCGAGCTCGGCGAGATCTCCTCCTACCCGCCGGGCTACAAGGAAAATGCCGGCATCTTTTGCCACAACAACCCGTGGGTGATGATCGCCGAAACCAGGATCGGCCGTGGCGACCGCGCGTTCGACTACTACAAGCGCATCGCGCCGGCCTATCTCGAAGAGATCTCGGACATTCACCGCACCGAGCCCTACGTCTACTCGCAGATGGTGGCGGGACGGGATGCGGTCCGCGAGGGTGAGGCCAAGAACTCCTGGTTGACCGGCACCGCGGCTTGGAACTACGTCGCCATTGCCCACTACATGCTCGGTATCCGACCGGAGTTTGATGGTCTGAGGGTGGCCCCGTGCATCGGCTCCGAGGTCTCGCACTTCACCGTCACCCGTCGCTGCCGTGACGCCGTCTATCGCATTCGGGTCACGAACTCGATGAAGAGCGGCGAGCCGAAGCTCGTCGTAGACGGTAGCTCGATCGAGGGCACCCTGGTGCCGTATGCAGAGGCCGGCACCACCGTCGAAATCGAGTGCGAGACATAATGTTCTCACGTTGGAACGTTCAAACGTTTGAACGTTCCCCGCCCACCCTCCCAGCGAGATGGGATTGGTAACTGGACGGAGCCAGTGGTCCTCTCTATGATCGGTCCAACGTGACTGAATCTGCCGCCATCGCAGTCGTATTCACACCGCTCGACTGGGTCTGGGTCATCCTCCTCATTGCAGTCATGATCGCGTGCGGCATCATTTTCTACAGGCTCGGCAAACGTTCGGAGGCCGACTTCTTTCTTGCCGGTCGCGGACTTCCATGGTGGCTGCCGGCAACCTCGGTCTATGCCACCCACACCGCCACCGACACTCCGATGTGGATCTGCGGCACGATCTACAAATGGGGCATGCGGGGCATCTGGCTGCCCTTCTTCACGGCCTGGACCGCCATTTCGGCCTTGGTTTCCACCCGCATCTTCCGGCGCAGCCTCGCGATGAGCCAAGCGGAGTGGCAAACCCTTCGTTATTCGGGACTCGGGTCCGAGCTGTTGCGTGGCTGGCTTGCCGGCTGGCAGACCTTCATGAATATGTTCGTGCTGGCATGGGTTTCGGCCGCGATGGGGAAGGTCTGCACCTATCTCTTCGCCTGGCCGAACTGGGTCGGCGTGGTGCTCTTCACCTCTATCTGCGCAGTGTACGTGCTGGCAGCCGGCTATTGGGGTGTCATCATGGCCGATTTCCAACAGGGTGTGATCAGTTTCCTGATCATCACTCTGGTCTCCTTCTGGGGCATCTCTGTGGCGGGCGGTCCTTCAGGAATCGTTTTACGGCTCGGGGAGCTCGGTGAGGGGTGGCGCCTCAATCCATTCCATTTCGACGGGTTTTGGGGCCTCGATCCGAACGCCTTCTACACTGCCGACTTCCTGACCCTGTTGATCATGGCCACCCTCGGCGGGATCGGCATGGGCAACTTCATCGACTGGTACCCAGAAGCACAACGAATCCAGTCCGCTCGAACCGTCCGCGACGCCAGTTACTCGATCTGGGCCGGCGGTTTCGTGACCCTGATCCGCAACAGCGTCTGGGCGGTCGCGATCCTCGCCTTCTTCGTCATGTACCCTGCGATCAACTCCGAAGCCCAGTACGAGATGGGTTGGTTTCGGCTCGGTTTCGAGAATCTGCCGGCCGGGATGATCGGCATCTTCTTCGCAGGAATCATCGCCATCCACCTCTCCACAATTTCGACCCACCTCAACCTCGGCGCCCTCTACGCCACCCGCGACCTTTACCACCACTACGTCAACCCCGAGGCCTCAGAGGAAAGGCTCGTCAAGATCGGTCGGCTCAATACCCTCCTGTTGCTTCTCGGATCGTTCCTCCTTGGCCTCACTATGCAGTCGATCACTTCGTGGCTGATCTTTGCCCTCTGGCTGCAGGCGGCTGGCATCTGGATCCCGTCGATCCTGCAGGTCGTCTGGTGGCGATTCAATTCCTGGGCGTACCTCTCGAGCTGGATCGCCAACCTGGTCATGAGCTGGCTAGTGGTGTGGGTCCTGCCCGAGCTCGGGATCCTCCCCGATCTGCCGAACTGGCTCAACTTCTGGCTGCTGGCGGTGCTGGTGTCTCTGGTCTACCTGCCGGTCACCTTCCTGACTGAGCCCGACGACCGCGAGCATCTGGTGCGCTATTTCGTCCAGGCCCGCCCGCTCGGTTTCTGGGGCCCGATTCGGGCCGAGGCCGAGCGACGTGGTTTGTTGACCTCAGAGGGGAGTGGCCGATGAGCTTTCTACGAAGAGAATGGACCGCGCAGGAGGCCGATCGCTGGACCCGCCACGATCTCCTCGCCTGCATCTTCGGCGTGCTGGCATTCGTCCTAGTTACGATCGGAGTTGCCGGATCGCTGCTTCTCCAAACCTGGGGTTTCATATCCCTCGGCCTCTCGATCATCTTCACCTGGCTCACCTTCAAGGTCATCGACCCGAAGCTGCGCGCACTTTCGGAGAATTTCGAGGACAGACAGGCGGATTTCCTGGACGCTGTCGAACGCCAGAATCGATGGGAGCGCTGAGATGGAGATGAGCCCCGCCGCCGGCAAGATCCTCGGCATGATCATGGCGTACGCCGTCAGCTCACTCGGTCTTCTGCTCGCCTACATCAACTACCGCAAGCGGATCATGCGGGCTGAGACGATCTTCACGCCGACAGCCAGAGCGGTGATCATCGGTGTCGTCGGTGTCGCGGTTGTCGGCGCGGTGCTCACCGCCGCCGCCGCCAGCGGAGACGGTCAGGGTCTGTGGCGAGTGATTTTGGCAAATCCCCTCGGCATCGTGCTGCCGGCCCTCATAGTTTTGGTTTCGGTGGTGTTGACCTGGTTGCTGTTTCGGCATTTCACAAAGCACCTTTCGTCACCGCCACAAGACCGCGAGAACTGACGTTCGAATATTTAACGTTTCAACGTTTGAACGTTATCCCCGTCCTCCCCCAACGTTTCTCGCCGAACGCGTTGAATGATCTCGGCGCGCTCGGGGTCGGACTCGATGTGGTCCCATGACCAGAAAACCACTCCGGCGGAGGGTGGTTCGAGGGCGGCGCGCAACGCAGCCTCGAACTCGTCGATCGGGAAGACCTCGTCCTCGCGATACGCCGGCGACACCTGGATGCTCGGCAGAATCGGGCAACTCGCCGCCCGGTCGAAATCCCGGACCACCGAGGTGACCCACTTGGGTGGGCGGTAGAGCATGAAGGAGTAGGCCATCGGTGACAGAAGATCGGCCTGGCTGCTCAGCGCCGCCGGATCCTGCCCGGCGATGCGCAGCCTGGCGCAGTCGAAGTCGTCCTTTCGCCAGGGCACCATGTGCAGGTTGATCATGATCTCGGGATCGACAAACCGGACACCTTCGACGATCTCCGTAACCACGGATGCGATGGTCTCGGCCCTGAAACGAACCCATTGATCGGAGGCGTTCGATTCGATCCAGGCGGCCG
This genomic interval from Acidobacteriota bacterium contains the following:
- a CDS encoding sodium:solute symporter, translating into MTESAAIAVVFTPLDWVWVILLIAVMIACGIIFYRLGKRSEADFFLAGRGLPWWLPATSVYATHTATDTPMWICGTIYKWGMRGIWLPFFTAWTAISALVSTRIFRRSLAMSQAEWQTLRYSGLGSELLRGWLAGWQTFMNMFVLAWVSAAMGKVCTYLFAWPNWVGVVLFTSICAVYVLAAGYWGVIMADFQQGVISFLIITLVSFWGISVAGGPSGIVLRLGELGEGWRLNPFHFDGFWGLDPNAFYTADFLTLLIMATLGGIGMGNFIDWYPEAQRIQSARTVRDASYSIWAGGFVTLIRNSVWAVAILAFFVMYPAINSEAQYEMGWFRLGFENLPAGMIGIFFAGIIAIHLSTISTHLNLGALYATRDLYHHYVNPEASEERLVKIGRLNTLLLLLGSFLLGLTMQSITSWLIFALWLQAAGIWIPSILQVVWWRFNSWAYLSSWIANLVMSWLVVWVLPELGILPDLPNWLNFWLLAVLVSLVYLPVTFLTEPDDREHLVRYFVQARPLGFWGPIRAEAERRGLLTSEGSGR
- a CDS encoding glycosyl transferase, which codes for MRFGHFDDEAREYVITTPRTPYPWINYLGTDDFFSLISHTGGGYCFYRDARFRRLLRYRYNNVPTDVGGRALFIRDGDDVWTPAWMPMKSQLDRFECRHGLGTTKIFGSRNGVSAEMLFLVPLGETAEVCRLTLTNESKNEKALRIFSFVEFCLWNAWDDQTNFQRNFSTGEVEVEGSAIYHVTEYRERRNHYAVYGVNAPHAGFDTDRETFFGLYNGLHEPEAVLAGTPRNSMASGWAPIGSHCLDLELTPGEAHEFVFTLGYVENPADDKWERPGVVNKEPAHALLSRFSTSAQVEDAVAKLSDYWSSLLEIYTLESPDERLDRMVNTWNPYQCMVTFNMSRSASYFESGIGRGMGFRDSNQDLLGFVHLVPDRARQRILDIASTQFPDGSAYHQYQPLTKRGNHDVGSGFNDDPLWLIIGTAAYIKETGDFGILREEVPFDNDETNTASLFEHLRRSFHFTIENLGPHGLPLIGRADWNDCLNLNCFSETPDEPYQTTANRQGRTAESVFIAGQFVYAAPDYADLAVHVGLNQEAEAAREHAAHMEEAILEHAWDGAWFLRAYDFFGNKVGSHECEEGQIFIEPQGFCVMAGVGAEDSKALRALDSVGERLGTPYGIVLNQPPYSTYRIELGEISSYPPGYKENAGIFCHNNPWVMIAETRIGRGDRAFDYYKRIAPAYLEEISDIHRTEPYVYSQMVAGRDAVREGEAKNSWLTGTAAWNYVAIAHYMLGIRPEFDGLRVAPCIGSEVSHFTVTRRCRDAVYRIRVTNSMKSGEPKLVVDGSSIEGTLVPYAEAGTTVEIECET
- a CDS encoding SDR family NAD(P)-dependent oxidoreductase; translated protein: MTVDINLHGHVCIVTGASGELGRVMSRTLGAAGAAVALHYFRQKERAQALLDELRSVGVQAMTVQGDVTEMASVDSMKSAVERELGPADIIVDNAVIQYDWVSVLEQPLEDFESQFRSCVMHNVHMVKAF
- a CDS encoding cellulase family glycosylhydrolase, translating into MKTSWVCVIVLILGTACTGPPTPDAPDFIRVEGSRLIRNGQPYHFLGTNVWYGCNLGALAEGGDRDRLIRELDLLQSLGVDNLRVLGASEGLGQHNTVWPPLQPEPGVYDQRLLEGLDFLLAEMGKRDMVAVVYLNNYWVWSGGMSQYVSWFDDEPLPNPFLEGYSWLEFMEFSARFYTHTEANGAYRRYIEMLVNRENAFTGIRYRDDPTIMAWQLGNEPRPGEGESGKQKFEVFTRWVGETADFIRSLDPNHLISTGNEGLKGSIESAETYLDIHRFANIDYLTAHLWILNWSWYDPTRPEETYAEAERQAIEYLDRHIAFAEEIGKPLVLDEFGIPRDDHSFSPAVGTTYRDLFYARVFEHIHANAAAGGPFAGSNFWSWGGLGQASDPEEAVWRRGDQFTGDPPQEPQGRNSVFASDVSTLAVIEKFTGKTRALRSEPGFGRSK